In Ectothiorhodospiraceae bacterium 2226, a single window of DNA contains:
- a CDS encoding glycosyltransferase produces the protein MTTMLEAYARVAGEDVIDHLRQLSEPLRGMKVVHINSTRVGGGVAEILDKLVPLMAELGMDTRWEVISGAGEFYHTTKSFHNGLQGNPVNLTESMLKAFEETNEQNAERLRPVLEEADVVFIHDPQPAPLLELCPSRRGKWIWRCHIDASHPYRPVWRYLRQWLQNYDASVFSLAGFAQSLPHPQYLIPPSIDPLSEKNMELPEDEVRAVFSRFNLREGEPVMVQISRFDRFKDPVGVVQAYRLAKRFTPHLQLVLAGGGASDDPEGEAVLEEVRAATGDDEDVHLLLLPPDAHRTINALQRAGDILLQKSLKEGFGLTVTEAMWKGKPVIAGDTGGIRLQVINHHTGFLVNTPEGAALRTRYFLRHPEKLQEMGAKAREFVRENFLLTRQLREYLTLMVGLQHGAKDRIELD, from the coding sequence ATGACCACGATGCTCGAGGCCTATGCCCGCGTCGCGGGCGAAGACGTCATCGATCACCTACGTCAGCTCTCCGAACCGCTGCGCGGGATGAAGGTGGTGCACATCAACTCCACGCGCGTGGGCGGCGGGGTGGCCGAGATCCTGGATAAGCTCGTCCCGCTCATGGCGGAACTGGGCATGGACACGCGCTGGGAGGTGATCTCGGGGGCCGGTGAGTTCTACCACACCACCAAGAGCTTCCATAACGGGCTGCAAGGCAACCCCGTGAACCTTACGGAGTCGATGCTGAAGGCGTTCGAGGAGACCAATGAGCAGAACGCCGAGCGTTTGCGTCCGGTGCTCGAGGAGGCGGACGTGGTGTTCATCCACGACCCGCAACCGGCACCGCTGCTCGAACTCTGCCCGAGCCGGCGCGGCAAGTGGATCTGGCGCTGCCACATCGACGCGAGCCACCCCTATCGCCCCGTGTGGCGTTATTTGCGCCAGTGGCTGCAGAACTACGACGCCAGCGTGTTCTCCTTGGCGGGCTTTGCCCAGTCGCTACCGCATCCGCAGTACCTCATCCCGCCGAGCATTGATCCGCTCAGCGAGAAAAACATGGAGCTGCCGGAGGACGAGGTGCGCGCGGTGTTCTCGCGCTTCAACCTGCGCGAGGGCGAGCCGGTAATGGTGCAGATCTCCCGCTTCGACCGCTTCAAAGACCCGGTCGGCGTGGTGCAGGCCTACCGGCTTGCCAAGCGCTTCACCCCGCATCTGCAATTGGTGCTCGCCGGCGGCGGCGCCTCCGACGACCCCGAGGGCGAGGCGGTGCTCGAAGAGGTGCGCGCCGCCACCGGCGACGACGAGGACGTGCATCTGCTGCTGCTGCCGCCCGATGCGCATCGCACCATCAACGCCCTGCAGCGGGCGGGTGATATCTTGTTGCAGAAGTCGCTCAAGGAGGGCTTCGGCCTGACCGTGACCGAGGCGATGTGGAAGGGCAAGCCGGTCATCGCGGGCGACACCGGCGGCATCCGCCTGCAGGTGATCAATCACCACACCGGCTTCCTGGTCAACACGCCCGAAGGGGCCGCGCTGCGCACGCGCTATTTCCTACGTCATCCCGAGAAGTTGCAGGAAATGGGCGCCAAGGCGCGCGAGTTCGTGCGCGAAAACTTCCTGCTCACCCGCCAACTGCGCGAGTACCTCACGCTCATGGTGGGCTTGCAGCATGGGGCGAAGGACCGC